From Ictalurus punctatus breed USDA103 chromosome 26, Coco_2.0, whole genome shotgun sequence:
GGTGGAGATCACGAGAGACTATGGCAGGAGTGTACACATGAGAGAGTGAAAGATAGTAGCCTACATTTCATTTTTGCACTCTATTATCATTTTCACTCAAGTATAGGATTCTTGGGAGTTGGCTGTTGCACAAAGAGAGTGCAACATTGTTACTGAGGGTATGCTTATCAGTCCCTGTTTTCCATTTGCTCCCCAAATCCTCATCTGCTACTGTATGTCACAGGTATTTGTAGAATATATGTGCCTGAATTCATGCTTGATTACCtctgtgtgtgggtatgtgtgagACGCACTGCACATGCGTTGAAGTtctgctgtaaataaataagtcccCTTTTCCATAATTTTTAATATATGGAGATATGGATACTAAGATTGGGTAATTTGGCATACACTTTTGTTAGGAAGGTTTTATAACCACCATAGACGTATAACAAGATCATGTGACCAAGGGTAGACCTGATATTGAAAGGATAAGACGTACGCCTTTGTTGTCTTTCATATAAATTGATATTTctaattctcttttttttcttggtttttCGACACttattttaaatgttactgACAAATTACAAATGTACAGATTGTGTAAATATGACCAAATGGTTTCTCTTAATCCATTTTTTGTATAGAGAGAGATTACCTGTGTTTAAgattacaataataatttaacGGGAAATTTCACAGTACTTAAGCTACTGAGAATACAGACACAGTATGTGTGAAATATAAGTGCTAAGATATATTCTTCTGTCTCTTTGTACAAAACAGTGTtgacaataaataaaagggagaaatcccatgttttgtttcttgttttcttccttttcagcTGTACCCTAAACTTAATATGACCACAATGAATAATATTCATCAATATTTTTCAAGTATTAATATGCAGTTTGGGGCAGACCcgacatgtcttttttttttttctttctttctttttttaactctgCAATACTGTGTGGTTTTCCAAGACTGTATTTCTTTACCAAATTTGTTTAAAAGGTATGTTCATGTAAGATTATAGGCATGAGGGCTCAACAACTTAAACAAATTATTAGTGTACACTAGTGGACTTGGCCAATAAATCATGATTATGAAATCCAATACTGTACaatcatactaaatagtatgcaAAATAAATTGGTGTACTTATTATAGGAAAGGTAACATGGGGAAAGAGCAATAAAATACAAAGCAGCATGCAATTATTTATGGATTGGTAACACAGGGATAGAGTTGGGGAAACTATGCCATACTGCCATACTAAGTAGTGTGGAACCTAGGGTAGGATGGGGGAAAATATTgctatactaatatactaaatACTATGCATGGACTGCCAATGGGGaactactgtactaaatacTAAGCAACTTACGATGGGGTGCTAAACATACAAGCATTAGAATTGAGTAAACCAATACTGTACTACCatactgtatagtatatatCCTAAGGTAGCATTATAAACATAGGAGTGGTCATGTAGGGAAAAACAGAACTATACTACCATACTAAATGGTATGCAATCTCAGATGTCAGAAACCATAAGGGAGATAGAGTGTGGAAACCAATACAGTACTACTATACAGTACTAAATGGTATGCAACCTAATTCAATGTTGTACTACCATACTTAATAGTATTCAACATGTGGTGGCATATTAAACATCGAAGATGTAGGTATTAAGTGGAAAACCAACTATCATTCTAAATAGTATGCAACCTAGAGTGGCACACATTGTATGGGCGGTAGAGTGGAGAAAACCATGAGAAACCAATACCCTGCAACTGTACTAATTAGTGTGCATCTTACAGTGGAAAAGTAGAGTGTTGAATTGAATTCTTCTGTAGTAAATTGAATGCAAACTAAGGTAGAGTATGGAAAACCGATACCGTACTAACATACTTAATAGTATGTCATCTACGTATGGTGTCATATTAAACATAGAAGAAGTAGGTAgtgtgtggaaaaataaaatggcatACTTCCATACTAAATAGTGTGCAACCTAAGGCAGAGTAGGGAAAACCAATGATGTGCCACCATTTTTAATAGTATGCAATATACTGTGGCATATTAAacctaaataaaatacaatcactgtccactttattaggtccacctgtacacctgctcattcatacaattatccaattgGCCAATCATGTCGtggcagtgcaatgcataaaatcatgcagatacaggtcaagtgcttcagttaatattcacttCAACCATCAGAGGAGGGGGGTGCAGGGCATGTGGacttttgaatatttcagaaactgctgatctcctgggattttcacacacaacagtcagtagagtttacacagaatggtggtgtgaaaaacaaaaaaacatccatccaaCGCCTTGTTGAtttgagaggtcagaggagaatggcctgACTGGTTctagctgacaggaaggctacagtgaTTCAACTAACCACCTtttacagtacagaacagtatTGCAGAAAGCACAAGATAGTGAAATGCGTGGTGGATGAGGTACAACAGAATACCACACTGAAtaccactcctgtcagccaagaacagcaaTCTGAGGCTTCAGTGGGCataggctcactgaaactggacaatTGAAGATAAGGCAAGCTTTTCCAATCTTCACCTGTCCAATTTCAGtaagcctgtgcccactgtatcTTCAGATTACTATTATCTCAGAGTAGTTCTATTCTACTATTCTGAATAGTATGCAATCTAAGGCGGCAAACAATCCACAGGGAGAAAACCAATACCATAGTACTGTACTAGCTAGTATGCAACTTATAGGGTAGAGTGGGAGGAAAAACAATACTGAATAGTATGCTGTGGCTGTAGGGAAAGTGTATGATTGACATCTTCTGTAGTTTCCATGGAAATGTTGCAGCACCACCACAAGCTAGCAGGATATCAATGTCGAGTGTTGActtgaaaaaacagaaaacattctttttcgtttttttaaacagtttaaacattttgctTGACTGAAATTAAGCAGCGCCTAGAGACAGGAAACGAGTCGTCACAGCCGATAtgagtgtctataaaatattCAGAGGTGCCTACAGTTATCATTGTCGTTTGGGCTTAAAAATATAGTAGCAGGTTCATCATCCCATGAAGCTATTCACTCTCTCAGTCGCACTcgctctccctcacacacacacaaacacacatacacacgtacacacaaacaGCCAATCCAGGAATACACTGCAACACATGTAACTATTTCTTGACAATTAACTGTTACCTAGCAACTGGCTCTTttgagagagagacctgtaggAGAGatgtagggagagagagagagagagagagagagagagagagagagagagagagagagagagagagagagagagagagatctggtGTGTTCACATCCTGGTGGATTGGATGGTACAATGAATCAACGCACAATGCAGAAATGGCAAGTGCAGCAGGAGCTCAACACCCACACTCATCagagaaaagacagagaaagagaatgacGAGAAGGATAGAGAGGCATCAAGGAAGCGGAAATGACCTGGACAGAATTAGGGGGAAAggatggagaggaagagaggacaCTGTGGAGTTAGATAGTACtgatggaaagatggatggagggacaATATAGTGAAGGAGCTCTTAATGGAAGCAGAGTCAGACACTGAAGATCGTGTCTgcagagaggagagaaggaacAGCGTTGCCGTAGAGACAGAGCGCAGCATTTTAGAGCTTAAGTTTTAATGAGGACACGTAGTACATAAAACTcatacactcttacacacacacctgaccacATCTATGTTACAGCACTACAGCGATACATTGAACCTTCAAAAACAATATGACAGGAGATCATGTAATTAACTTGTTTAAGTTTCAGCTGATGATTAAGAGTGCATTATTCATGACTGAGCAATGAATAAATACTGCAAACATGATCAAAAAGCAAAATTTTTAGTGAGAAATAGAATGAAAGCCATTCAGGGTGTAGGGATCTGATGATCTATAATAATCTTACATGAATACATCTTATACCCTaggcacacacccacacacaagcaGTAATCCGAATATGAAAAATCACATAACCTGATCATAAATCAGAGCAGATGCACTTCTGAAGGTTTGAAATACACACATTCAGTGATCCATTACAAACCTACTGGTCTCTCAGTATTAACAATAGTGTATTTTATTCTCTTGACAGAAAAGTCAcaaaaatttcatgtgaaataaTCACATGACTATCTTCACGTTATCTTTCACACAGTTATTTccagatggtgtgtgtgtgtgtgtgtgtgtgtgtgtgtgtgtgtgtgtgtgtgtgtgtgtgttcccacgtttttttttaatgattcattaatttttgCATGTCATGtcatattgttcatgtgatatTCACGTGTTTACTAAAGTTGTGATACTTTATAAAATGCAGAATtcatctgatttttatttttatttggattcCTACCGACTACCTCGGGTCCTTAAATTAAATTAGCTGGTCGTTATTTGATTTCACCAGACTCTAAGATTGGAAACAATTATCTTCGGACTTGCCAAGCCACGGAAACACCCAAGTGACACAAGTCTGCCACCGTGTGGACGTTAAGGTGTAGTGATCACATGGTACAGACAGATCGTTTTACGTcattgaatgagtgtgtaatagTTATCCTATATATAACACACGTACACCATCTATATGCAAAGGATATATATTTACGTATGTTTTCAATAATACAGTGAGTTTGGAAAGTCTTCAGACCCCTTCagtttgtgtacattttattgtgtttaagATTTATTGTAAAGTAAATTTAATTGACTTCTTTTAATTAATCTACACAATGACCTATAAGGACAAAGCAAAACCAAGTTTTTAGATTTTATTGTGTgagcaaatttattaaaatccAAAAGTGAAATCTCTTTCAGTTACATAAATATTCAGAACCTGTATTTAGTATTCAATAGAAAATTCTTCCTGACAGATCCTTTCAAGCTCAGTCAACCTGTAGGGGGAGCGCCTGTAGACTGCCTTTTCAggtctctccacagattttctatggggtctGGGAtatggctgggccactcaaggacattcagagaGTCAGTCCCAAAGTCACATTAGTGTTGATTAGTGTTGTCTTGGCTGTATGTTTCAGGTCTTTGTCATGCTGTCTTTTCCTCAATCTAAGGTTGTGTGGTCTGTGGAGCAGATTTTCTTCAAGGACGTCTCTGTTTGGATGCATACATTCTTCCCCTAATTCTGACCATTCTGCCCATCCCTGCTGTTGAGAAGACTCCCCcataacatgatgctgccatcaccatgcttcaccgtatGAATGGTATTAGCCAGTACCTGCTTTTCACCAGATGTAGTGCATGACCAAACTTCTTTCATTTCATAATGATAGAGCCCAGTGTTCCTAGGAACATTCAAAGCTTTATAAATGGTTTTATACCCTTACCCAGATCTATGTCTTGACACAGTTTGATTGTGGATGTCTACATGGAGTTCCAcagacttcatggcttggtttttgGCCTGACATACACTGTGAATTGTGGGACACGCAGGTGTGTGCCTTTGTAAAAACATGTCCAATTAATTGCATTTGCAAGAGGTGCACTCCTGTCAGGTTCTAGACCCATCttaatataataaaagcaaacgggatgcacctgagctcagtttGGAGCATCTTTCTTAGCCAAGGGCCTGAatatttttccaaattaaagCTTTCAGTTTCtgatttgtaataatttttaaatttgagTACATTTCCAAAAGCAGTTTTCTCTTTGTCATTATGGATTAATATATATACTATTGTGTGTAATGTCAAAAAAGTAAATTTATtccattataaattatataaagtataaatatattcaaaaaatatttatatacagttgaATGCTAGGTACATAAACTTATGACAAAATGAAGAagacaaaaatgtaattttttgcaATTTACTGCTTAACAAATTACAAACAAATGCCAAATGTTTTACAATCAATTATAAGTTGCAAAAATGGGCAAATAGTGTATGTTAACATATTAGATAGTAAGAAAATCAAAATGACATCAGTTTGGAAATTTGCATCTTCTGTTCtagatttcatttaaatactgtatactgtaatacttttttttgtagGTTAATAAATGCACTTTCTTTTTCACCTAAAATGTATGGGTGGTGCAAGCATCTGCACCCCACTGTATAAATCTGTCACTGATTCAACACACAACTAGAAATATTGAGTTATATATTGagttttaaatatgtaaatacaggAAAACATTTGGAATTTCAATATATTGCAACACATCTATTTAGCATATTTcaatatatgttttaaaattaatatcaatattaaaatgaaattaattattCAATACTATTCTTGTTCTCATTatcataataatcattaaaCTGAAACAAAATACTTAAATTAGCTTTAAGATAAAGAATGAAAGTTGGTCAATGGAAAACAGGCCTAGATTATAACCAAGTACAGAGAATGCACTTGTAACTATAACAGCAAAATATAAAGCAGGGTGTTTCGGTGATGTATAAATCTTTAAAGTATGATTTTTGTACATATTATCCGGGTCATATAGTCCGGGTCATATAGATAAAAGTGtgcttcattttttatttttattttttacagttatCAGTTATACAAAATGGCATTTCAATTGACTTATTTTCTGCTGAATTTTGccctaaataaaaataataaaattttatagGAAAGACTTAGccaaatgaatttaaatgatgttttatgTATTAAAACCCTTTTTGACTTATATGTATAGACCGACTGTCTTTCCTAGCAAATGATTCATTCAGCTAAACAAGCTGTCTTGTAATTGATATCTTGTGAGTCAGTGAGTTTGTACTGCATAATTAATGATAAACCTTAAGATCACTCATTCAGCCAAAGAGTTTCAGCACACATTTATTGAGAAGCAGTTTATTCAGCTGAAGCTGTGTCACATCTGTGTTAGCCTGAATCCTGATCCCAAAAGTCCAAACAAACTTACCAATATACAAACAGAACATTTTCTTTGAGGTTTGTAAAATTAATCTTAACTTGATCAAAAAGTTAGATCACCAGGGGACTGTTAACAGGCTAGGCGAAGTTTTCAGTGCTGTAGGTGTTAGTTACAGTCCAGTGAAAGCCTCTTAAAGTTTCCTCTACCAGAGAACTCTGATTGGACCTTTGAGATCTGAGCTTACGCTAGTGCAGCCAGCAGAGAGAACATACTCTGGTATAATTTATATGATGCATGTGACTCACTATATGAGGTTGATATGAGAATGACATTTCAACACGGACAAATTTCTGATTATATTCAATACATTCTTAATAATGTTTGCTCATTATTAATATCTTTGTATATATTTGTCTATAATATATCTTCGTCTCTCCgttctatctatctttctatcttcCTCACTTTGACCTTCCCGTTTTCATCCTTGTACACCCTCACTCTCCTGGTTCGAACCACCCTGTTCACAGGCTGGGCCACTCGTACCCTGTACCGGCGTGGGTACTGTGCCAGACTCGTGCCTACACCTTTTAGGCTCTGGGGGGCTCCTTTGGTGGCCTCCTTGTCTTCATCGTAGTAGCCATGACGACGGAGAAAGGGCTCCAAGGTTGCTAGGCGATTGTTGAGGTCTGTGATGCGCCTCTGTAAGTGGGAGACTTCTCTGAAGAGATCGTTGAGGGACTCTGAGAGCGGACGTACTCTG
This genomic window contains:
- the si:ch211-243a20.3 gene encoding uncharacterized protein si:ch211-243a20.3; this encodes MPIPMATRTVMMLAVILMFLALSRAMSNELDDYGTWNYREGAEHVNVANVRSVTRVLDTWGKRIFNEIKTLLHSQPNTLLPDYSRVRPLSESLNDLFREVSHLQRRITDLNNRLATLEPFLRRHGYYDEDKEATKGAPQSLKGVGTSLAQYPRRYRVRVAQPVNRVVRTRRVRVYKDENGKVKVRKIER